The DNA region AGTTTCGGGAGAGTGACACGCAGGTGTCCCTGGCAAAGCCAATCTGCAGAAGCCCGAGATGCCCCTGCCACTTAGCAAGCCTGGTGGGCCCAGGGCTGCCCCTTGAGAGGCCCAgctgcagaggcaggaggagcGCTGGGCCCACGTGCAAAGGGGAGGGGCTGCTCTAGATGAGAGGACACACTCATTGTCCTCCAGGATGGTCAGGACCACCCAGGTTCTTGCTCCTGGGCTGCAGGTTCTCTCCAATgagtggggctgggtgggggggcgggggaaACTCGGAGGACCACAGGGTCCCTGGTGTGGCATGGTGGGTGTGGCAGTAGTTGCCCTGGGGCCTCTAACTTCCTGGGTAGGACAGCCATTGGGTGGGACAGGGGCCAACTCACACAGCGCTCATTCCCACAGTCTGCAATTTCATGTCCCACGAGAAGTGCCTGAAGCTCGTGAGGATCCCGTGCACGAGTGTGGTGCCCAGCCTGGTCCGGGTGAGTGTGGGGCTGGGTGTTGCACCTGCAAGAGGCTGGGGGATGTGTCAGCTCTCACGGGGTCGAGGTACTGAGACCCTTCATGTCAGATGTTAGTGATACCTGCGGTTGAAAGGCAAAGGTCAGACACTGCTCGGGATTAAAAGGCTCAGCACCCTGCACGGATCTGTAGGGAATGATGATGATAAAAGCCAGTCCCAAAGGTCACAGTTAGCAAGATTCTGTCCACAGAACGTGCTGAAAATGACGAAACTAAACATCTACACAGATGTCGAGAGGTCTCCAGGCGGGGAAGTGGGTGTGGCTGGGACATGCAGCGTGAGGGCTCCTGGGGGGATGATTTCCGCGTCTGGGGTGTCAGCGTCTCAGCTGTGACGTGACCTTAGTTTGCAAGATGACACACTTGGGGAGCTGACAAAGGCTTCGGGGGTCTCTGCCGTTCCTCACAGCTGCATGCGACCCCACAGGCATCTCAAGGAAGCTTGAATaaaaagcaaaggcaggaagccTGGGTGCCTGAGAGTGTTTGGCCACCAGCCTCCTTCTAAAGGCTCTGAGTGGGGCAGGGAGTTGACTGGCCCAGGTCACTGCAGGGTACTGCAGGAGCCCTGGGCTGGGGCAAAGGCTGCCGGGGGCTGGGAGTGGGCAAGGCACCCAGTGACACACCTGCCAAGACAGCCCCAGGTAAAGGTTGTGCCATGGAGCCGTTCTCCGGTGACAGTGGTGACAGCAGGGACACGTAGGAAGGGCCAGGCTTATTCCTCCCTCAGCTGTCAGCCCCGCCGTCTGCAGACTGAGGCCCCCCATGTCCGCATTCCCTGAAGTGCTCAGGCCGCAGGTGGGGTGCAGGCTGTGAGGCAGGCCCAGGTGTGCAGCAGGACGGCAAGCCAGGCCAGCAGGCGCACCTGCCACTGGCGGGCATCTGGCTGCGCTGCCCCGTCTAGTGTCTGATGCCCTGTTCCTAATGATGCGGTTCCCGGGGTGTGAGCAGGAAGCCTGAGGACGCTGGCCCTGGTGGTGGCCGTGATCCTGGCCCTGGTGGTGGCTGGCACCCTGGCCCTGGTGGTGGCCGGGATCCTGGGGATGCCACATTGGCTTGGGCAGCCCCTCCTCATGTGGACGGCCTGAGgctgcagctttttaaaattaattttaatgtactTTTCTATGCTAAATTgggaaaatatgtatttcaacTATATGCATAATaggaaatttaaaagatatatttgacaaaataaaagtCACCCACCATTCTGGTATGCTCACAGCTGAAATTGTGGAACACGGTCTTTCTGTGTATGCTTTTATCGGGTGTGGTTTCAGTTTGGGGATAAGGGCAAGAGTCAGGAGTGAAGACTTGGTCCTTGTGCTTCCCGTCTCGTGGAAAAGCAGCAGCCCAGCCCTCCCCGACACAGAAACGTTGATCCACACTTGTTATGGCCTGAGTGTCTCCCAGAGGGCAGTCCCTGCGTGCTGTGATCTTCCTGGCTCCGAGGAGACAGATGCCAGGCGGTTGACAGAGCCTCGCCTGCCCCAAGGAGGGAAGGGGTGGCTGGGGGCCTCGCTCCCCTGCGCTAGGCAGGGCTGCTGGGGAAGGCCACAGCCTGCTCCCTGCTTTTGACCAGCCAGGCTGTCCCCAGAACCGGGGTTGTGGTTGCTCCTGGGGCCTCCAGGTGGCACGGCAGGCTCAGGCCAGGCAGTTCCCAGGAGGAGCGTGAGCTGCAGAGTTGCGCAAGTGAAGAGGGAGGAGGGGCGGTGGGCAGCCTGTGGCGCTTACCAAGAGCGCTGAGGTGAGGCTGTGTCTTCCCTGGCTAGGTTCCAGTGGCCCACTGCTTCGGCCCCCGGGGGCTCCACAAGCGCAAGTTCTGTGCTGTCTGCCGCAAAGTCCTGGAGGCGCCTGCGCTCCACTGCGAAGGTACCTGGAGCCTGCCTGGCTCCCCTTGCCCCACTCAGCGTCCTGGTCTCAGATGCCCAGGGTGGCCCAGCCCACCCCCTGCTGCAGCTTGTCGGGGTGATGGGGGGAAGCTGAGGACTGGCCGCCCGGCAGGCCACAAGACAGTTAAAGGATGCAGGGTGCTAGGTGGTAGGGATGGGGCCGGACCCCAGCGCCAGCAGAGGCAGGGATCCTCcggggtggcaggcacctctaacCCTGCCTGCCCCCAACCCTGCCTGCCCCCCAGTGTGTGAGCTGCACCTCCACCCAGACTGTGTGCCCTTCGCCTGCAGTGACTGCCGCCAGTGCCACCAGGACGGGCACCAGGATCACGTGAGTGCACCAGCCCCAGGGAGCCCTGGGGGGTGGGGCGGGCCCACGTGCTGACTGTCCAGCTCTGCAGGACACCCATCACCACCACTGGCGGGAGGGGAACTTGCCCTCGGGAGCGCGCTGCGAGGTCTGCAGGAAGACGTGCGGCTCCTCTGACGTGCTGGCCGGAGTGCGCTGCGAGTGGTGCGGGGTCCAGGTGGGCGCTGGGAGGTGgtgggggtgaggcaggagaggtgCGGGGTCGGGCGGctgctgggaggcggaggagttGTGGGAGCGGGGCAGGAGAGGCACAGGGTCCAGGTGGGCGCTGCAGGGTGGAGGGGGCGGGGTAGGAAAAGCATGGGGTCCAGGGGGgcgctgggaggtggaggaggcaaGGCAGGAGAGGCCTGGGGTCCAGGTGGGTGCTCgggggctggaggcaggagagacagagagtctAGGCTAGGTTTGCGACGTGTGGGGTCTTTCCCTGGACCCAGCGCACCTGGTGCCCCCGCCCCCGGCTCCGACCCCCCAGCTCAGGCCCTTGTCCCCCCAGGCGCACTCCATCTGCTCGGCGGCGCTGGCTCCCGAGTGTGGCTTCGGGCGTCTGCGCTCCCTGGTCCTGCCCCCGGCGTGCGTGCGCCTCCTGCCCGGTGGCTTCAGCAAGACGCAGAGCTTCCGCATCGCGGAGGCGGTGGAGCCGGGTGAGGTGCGGGCCGGCCGGGGCGCCCTGGGCTGGGGGCTGCGCACTGAGTGAGGGGTCTGTGTACCCGACCCGCAGGCGAGGGAGGCGACGGCGCCGACGGGAGTGCTGCCGTGGGTCCAGGCAGAGAGACACCGGCGACTCCGGAGTCCGGTAAGTGCCCTCCTCCTTCCCCGCAACTCTCCTGACATCCCCGGGTGCCCTGGACTCAAGGACCTTCTCCGGCCCAGGGAAGCAAACGCTGAAAATCTTTGATGGTGACGACGCGGTGAGGAGAAGCCAGTTCCGCCTCATCACGGTGTCCCGCCTGGCCAGTGCTGAGGAGGTGCTGGTAAGGGGGAGCTCGGGGCAGGTGTCTGAGCCCCCAACTCCCACCGCATGTCCCCGCACCTGGCGTCCCCGACCTGGCTCCCCCAACCTGGTGCCCCTCACCCACCTGCCCCCCGCTGCAACCTGCTCACCCCTCCCACTGAACCCTGCCTGACCCCCCACAACTTGGCCCCCTTAACCTGGTGCCCTGCAGGAGGCTGCACTTCGGGTCCACCACATCCCCGAGGACCCTGGCCACCTGGAGCTGTGCCCGCTGCCTCCTTCCTTGAAGGCCTGTGACACCTGGGCTGGAGGCAAGGCTGGGAGTGCTGTGATTTCGGAGGAGGGCAGAAGCCCTGGGTCCGGGGAGGCCACACCAGAGGCGTGGGTCATCCGGGCTCTGCCGCGGGCCCAGGAGGTCCTGAAGATCTACCCTGGCTGGCTCAAGTGAGACTGGGCGCGAGGCTCAGGGTCTgctgggcggggtggggggagctCCAGCTCAGGCTGCGTCCTCACAGGGTGGGCGTGGCCTGTGTGTCCGTGCGAGTGACCCCGAAGAGCACGGCCCGCTCCGTGGTGCTGGAGGTCCTGCAGCTGCTCGGCCGCCAGGTGTGTACCCTGGGCCTGCTCCCCATCCTGGCCAGACTTGGTTGGGGGTCACTGTCCCAAGGAGGCCAGGCCACCATCCCAGCCCAGGCGTGGCTGTCCCCATGGGTGTCCTGAGGTGGTGGGGGCCTGCCCAGACCTGATGCCAAGCTCTACCCCAACAGGCCGAGGGTCCTGAGAGCTTCCAGCTGGTGGAGGTGGCGATGGGCTGCAGGCAGGGTGAGTAGACGGCCCGTGCTGGGTGTGGCGTTCCCTGCACCTTTTGGGTTTGGGCCTGCTGCCCAGGCTCTCCTGCAGGGTGGTGCCGGACATCAAGACCGGGCCCTGTCCTCCTGACCAGTTCCACCCTGCATCCCCATGGGCCCTGGGGGCTCAGGGCAGCTGTTTCCAAGGTGGGCAAGGAGCCTGGTGCTGACGGCCTGTGTCTCTCACTTCTGCAGTCCAGCGGACAGCGCTGATGGACGAACAGCCGTTGCTGGACCGGCTACAGGACATCCGGCAGGTCAGTGGGTGTGGACGCTGGCCCCCAGGGAACCGGCAGCTCTCAGCCACAGCCTCTGCCCCACAGGGTGGGTGTGCCCCAGACGCCAAGTTCTTCTTGGCTAGGCAGCGGCTGTCCTGGCTGGCAGGGCAGTGCCCTCTGTCATAAGTTACTTGGTCCCTGCAGGGACGCCTTCAGTTGCAGACCTCTCCGAGTTCCTTGAGGGGAATGGACGGGTTGTCCACAGCAAGGAAGCCTGTGTGGCCCCTTTCCTCGTTTTCATGTTGACTTAATTCCTGGGAGTGTTCGTGACACCCTGTTTTGCTGTTTTGAGGGTGAGGAGGCAGAGGGCCTGGTGCGGCGGTGCCGTTCTCCCCAGCCCAGCGTCCCCGCCCCTCTCCCTGCAGATGTCCGTGCGACAGGTGAGCCAGACGCGGGTCTACGTGGCAGAGAGCAGGGATGTAGCCCCGCACATCTCCCTGTTTGTTGGCGGCCTGCCTCCCGGCCTGTCCCCCAAGGAGTACAGCAGCCTGCTGCATGAGGCCGTGGCTACCAAAGGTGTGACCACCGTGGCTGGCCGTGGGCTGCTGGCTGGGGGCAGGGCCCGGCGGCAGGCAGTGGGGCTGCAGTGCTGAGGCCGGCTCCTGCCTCTCCTTGAGCCACCGAGGCCCGAGCTCCGGGTCCAGTCCACGTCCCTTCCTCCAAGAGGCTCTGTAGCCTCCCGCCCTCTGTGGCCCATCCCTATGGtgctcagcctctgcctctccctctccctccggGGGGCCCTGGACCTCCGGGGAGCTGGGAGTCCTGCTCTTAGAGTGGGGCAGGGGTACTTCCTGGGGAGGCTGCCCTTGGGGTGAGACGTCACCCCTGAACAGGTGGAGGGGCTGTCCCTGGCCCCCGTGCGGTGCGTCCTTCACCTCCGACCGCCCTGACCACAGCCTGCCTTTGCAGCCACCGTGGTGTCCGTCAGTCACGTCTACTCCTCCCAAGGTGAGCCGCCCTGATGGACGTGGTCACACGGGGCCCAGGGGTGTTCCTGGGGTGAAGTGGGACAGCTCTGGCCCTCACGTCGCACCTGACCTTTCCCTTGGGCAGCCCTGGGCTGGGGAAACCCTGGTTTGCTTCCTGCCCTGGCACCGTGGGGGCTATGGGACAGGCTCCCCCTGAGTCCCGGGCCCCTACCACAGGCGCGGTAGTGCTGGATGTCGCCTGCTTTTCGGAGGCCGAGCGGCTGTACGTGCTGCTCAAGGACATGGCTGTGCGGGGCCGGCTGCTCACGGCACTGGTGCTCCCTGACCTGCTGGTGAGTGAGCGGTGGAGCCGGCTCTTCACACACCCCGGGGGTGGCGAGAGGGAGGTCTGGGTCTTCAGGTGCACAGGCCCCACAGCCAGACTCGCTCTTTTCATCTGGCATCTCTTCATCGAATTCACTGGGGGCTCGTAGGTGCCACCTTGTTTGTGCCTCACAACAGCAGGAAGGACGCTGTTGCCCGTTTTACAGCAAAGGGCCTGAGGTCAGAGGGTCAGCGCTCATCCGAGGCTGCCCAGTGGGTGATACCAGCTCCGTGGGGCACCGTGGGGCCAGGCCCAGCTTCCACGCTGCACCTGAGGCCTCCACCCAGTAGGGAGGCAGCTCCTGGATGCGCTGGGTCCTGCTGCGGCTGCCTCACCAAGGGCCAGAGCGTGTTTGTGACCAGCTGTCAGCATCCCAGGCACGGCCCTCCCGGTACAGCCTCAGCCCCACTCCCCCTGCCCAGGAGGACGTAGGGCCTCTGCTCTCTGCCTGGAGCTCCCCAGGCCAGTCAGTGCAGCTCCCAGACTTTGGACGCTGCCCTTAAGACCCACAGTGCCCAGAAGTGGGGGCACTTGGCAACAGTGCAGGGCTGGGGGAAAGGGGGATCCAGCCCAtggaggcagggcagggctgggcgaAAGGGGGGTCTGGCCCATGGAGACAGGGCAGGGCCGGAGGAAAGGGGGGTCTGGCCCATGGAGGGACTCCACGCTGCACACTGTGCCTTCATAGTGGCCTCTCGTTCTCAGCCCATCTAGCCCCCAAAGGGTCCCATGAGGACCCCCCAGGTGTCTATGGCTGCTCTGCCCCGAACCCTGACCCttgaccctgaccctgaccccaGTCCAGGCGAAGCAGAATTTGATCTGAATGAGTTGTCTCTGGCTGGGACGGGTGATGCCTGTGGGTCCCTACACCTGGCCTTGCCTGGCTCAGAACAGGGTGGCCACCCCCATGGTCCCGAAGAtgcagcccctgccccagccccactcGCTCTGTGGGCAGAGCCAGGTGTGGGGCCGACACGCGCTTTCTCTCTCCCGTCAGCTGCCTGCCCTGGGGTGAGTGGTAAGTGGTGACCGCAGGCGGCTCTGCCTGCCAAGTGGGTCACAAAGCCCCGAGTGTGTCCTTGCCCCCAGCCACGGCTGGCCCCTGTGCCGCCGCCCACCCTGTGTCTGCACCCGGCCTGTGTGTCTCCTGTTGCCCAGCCGTCCCCGCTGTGGGGGCTCCAGCCTCCTGTTATAGGGACCCCAGCCCTGAGCCCGCTGTGTCTAGATCCCTGGGTACTGTTTCTTGGGGTTGTGTGTTGGGAGATGGGCTCTGTCCTGTGGCTGAAGGACTCCGCGTGCCACCCTGTGAGTTAAGAGCTCTTCTCGGCTGCTGTGTAGGTGGGTGGGGGCCTGGGAGCCGCCGTCCTCCAAAGCTGTGCGCGAGAGGCCCCCCGGGAGACAAGCCTTGGTCTCGTTGGCAAGGAGTGCCAGGCAGAGTCCCATGTGGATTTCCAGCCTGGACTCACAGGCTGCATGGCCCAGGCGGGTGTGGTCTGACTCGGCACAGTGGGCATGTCCGAGACCTTTGTGCTGGGAGCACCAGGCAGCCAGCCGGCTGGCCTCAGTGCCGCCCTGCTGACCGGCAGCGAGATGGGGTGACCACGCAGCTGATGTGTGATACCTCTTATGTGAGGCCAGCTACAGCTGGCCACGCCTTCCTGGGGAGGGGGCTGGTCCAGGCCAGGTGGGCTCAGGGTTGGGGGCTGGGCACTGCCTGGCAGCCCCAGCAGTGGGGACACCCTACTTTGGGTCCCCATCCTAACCCAGCCCCCTGTCCGTCAGCACGCGAAGCTGCCCCCAGACAGCTGTCCCCTCCTGGTGTTCGTGAACCCCAAGAGTGGAGGCCTCAAGGGCCGAGACCTGCTCTGCAGCTTCCGGAAGCTACTGAACCCTCACCAGGTCTTCGACCTGACCAACGGGGGTCCTCTTCCTGGGTGAGTCCAGCAGGATCCCTGGCCCAGGGTAACAGTAGGGGCGGGAGGGGCCCCAGGAGACTGCCACAGCTGTCTCAGCTGGCAGGAGCTCCACTGGGATCCCGTGCTGTGAACTTGAAGTCCTTCACATGGCCAGGACGGGCATTTGAAAAGGAAGGGGCAGCCTGGGTGGGGGATGGGCTGCGCCCACGGCTGCTGGAGAACACTTCCTGTCTCCTGCTAGGCTCCACCTGTTCTCCCAGGTGCCCTGGTTCCGGGTGCTGGTGTGCGGTGGCGACGGCACTGTGGGCTGGGTGCTCGGCGCCCTGGAGGAGACGCGGTACCGACTGGCCTGCCCGGAGCCTTCTGTGGCCATCCTGCCCCTGGGCACAGGTGGGGTCAGCCATGCAACCGAGGAGGGGGCCTCAGGGTCTAGCCCTTCCTGCGCAGCTTTTGCTGAGGCCTGGGCTGGCGTCTGTCCCTGTGGTGGGGTCTGCACCCGGCTGATGGGCGGGTGGGTGTGGACAGATGCTCTGTGTCTGCCTGTGTCCCAGGGAATGACCTTGGCCGAGTCCTCCGCTGGGGGGCAGGCTACAGCGGCGAGGACCCGCTCTCCGTGCTGCTGTCCGTGGACGAGGCCGACGCCGTGCTCCTGGACCGCTGGACCATCCTGCTGGATGCCCAGGAGACTGGCAGTGCAGAGAACGGCACCGCAGATGCAGAGCCCCCCAAGGTACAGGGTGGCCCAGCGTGGGGTGCCCTTCAGGCTTCCGCGTATGACCTGGTCACATGTGTCACAGTGGGCACCCTCCCCCCAACCACACTCGGATGTATGCACCCGCATCATCCCCTTTGCAAAGCAGGCAGTTGAGGGAGGCACAGAGAGTGGCCACTGCTGGGAGTTGTGCTGAGCCAGCTGGTGACAGAGCCTGGCCAGGACCTGTCCACGCTGCCCTCTCCTGGGTGGTGGGCTTGTTGCCGGGGTGGCCCTTGCTCTTGTCTATTCCTGCCGGCAGGAGGCAAAAAACTACACCTGCTGTTGGGGAGCTCAGGGGGCCTGGTGAGGGCGGCCGGGTCCTGGGAGATGAACACCCTGTCCCCAGATCGTGCAGATGAGTAACTACTGTGGCATTGGCATCGACGCGGAGCTGAGCCTGGACTTCCACCAGGCGCGGGAAGAGGAGCCTGGCAAGTTCACAAGCAGGTACC from Piliocolobus tephrosceles isolate RC106 chromosome 3, ASM277652v3, whole genome shotgun sequence includes:
- the DGKQ gene encoding LOW QUALITY PROTEIN: diacylglycerol kinase theta (The sequence of the model RefSeq protein was modified relative to this genomic sequence to represent the inferred CDS: inserted 1 base in 1 codon) — protein: MSHEKCLKLVRIPCTSVVPSLVRVPVAHCFGPRGLHKRKFCAVCRKVLEAPALHCEVCELHLHPDCVPFACSDCRQCHQDGHQDHDTHHHHWREGNLPSGARCEVCRKTCGSSDVLAGVRCEWCGVQAHSICSAALAPECGFGRLRSLVLPPACVRLLPGGFSKTQSFRIAEAVEPGEGGDGADGSAAVGPGRETPATPESGKQTLKIFDGDDAVRRSQFRLITVSRLASAEEVLEAALRVHHIPEDPGHLELCPLPPSLKACDTWAGGKAGSAVISEEGRSPGSGEATPEAWVIRALPRAQEVLKIYPGWLKVGVACVSVRVTPKSTARSVVLEVLQLLGRQAEGPESFQLVEVAMGCRQVQRTALMDEQPLLDRLQDIRQMSVRQVSQTRVYVAESRDVAPHISLFVGGLPPGLSPKEYSSLLHEAVATKATVVSVSHVYSSQGAVVLDVACFSEAERLYVLLKDMAVRGRLLTALVLPDLLHAKLPPDSCPLLVFVNPKSGGLKGRDLLCSFRKLLNPHQVFDLTNGGPLPGLHLFSQVPWFRVLVCGGDGTVGWVLGALEETRYRLACPEPSVAILPLGTGNDLGRVLRWGAGYSGEDPLSVLLSVDEADAVLLDRWTILLDAQETGSAENGTADAEPPKIVQMSNYCGIGIDAELSLDFHQAREEEPGKFTSRLHNKGVYVRVGLQKIXHSRSLHKQIRLQVERQEVELPSIEGLIFINIPSWGSGADLWGSDSDTRFEKPRMDDGLLEVVGVTGVVHMGQVQGGLRSGIRIAQGSYFRVTLLKATPVQVDGEPWVQAPGHMIISAAGPKVHMLRKAKQKPRRAGTTRDARADVPAPEGDPR